A genomic region of Gammaproteobacteria bacterium contains the following coding sequences:
- a CDS encoding aspartate-semialdehyde dehydrogenase: protein MKKYNVAVVGATGAVGSVMLSILHERKFPVENVYALASANSVNKSVLFGNKKLKVQDLSEFDFSKADIALFSAGASVSSVYAPKAGNSGCVVIDNTSFFRREEDIPLVVPEVNPEQLKNFKPRNIIANPNCSTIQMLVALAPIHREATISRINVATYQSVSGAGQQGIDELSKQTTSLFNFQELKPKVFSKDIAFNVIPQIDQFQDNGYTKEEMKMIWETQKILDKNILVNPTCVRVPVFYGHSEAVHIETVKPITVEKVKQLLKSAPGVELLDNPEKMEFPTPKVNCAGNDPVYVGRIRKDISIENGINLWIVSDNIRKGAALNSVQIAEEMIKMQLI from the coding sequence ATGAAAAAATATAATGTAGCTGTTGTGGGAGCGACCGGTGCTGTTGGTAGTGTGATGCTTTCAATACTTCATGAAAGAAAATTTCCTGTAGAGAATGTTTATGCTTTGGCGAGTGCTAACAGTGTTAATAAATCAGTACTTTTCGGTAATAAAAAATTGAAAGTTCAGGATTTGTCCGAGTTTGACTTTTCAAAAGCAGATATTGCACTATTTTCAGCCGGAGCATCTGTTTCGTCAGTTTATGCACCTAAAGCCGGAAACTCTGGTTGTGTTGTGATTGATAACACTTCGTTTTTTCGTAGAGAAGAAGATATTCCATTAGTCGTTCCTGAAGTTAACCCTGAACAATTAAAAAACTTTAAGCCCAGAAATATCATTGCTAACCCAAATTGCTCAACGATTCAGATGCTGGTTGCTTTAGCTCCGATTCACCGTGAGGCGACAATTTCAAGAATTAATGTTGCGACTTATCAATCAGTTTCAGGAGCCGGGCAACAAGGAATTGATGAACTTTCAAAGCAAACAACTTCGTTATTTAATTTTCAGGAATTAAAGCCAAAAGTTTTTAGTAAAGACATTGCCTTTAATGTGATTCCACAAATTGATCAGTTTCAGGACAATGGTTACACTAAAGAAGAAATGAAAATGATATGGGAAACTCAGAAAATTCTTGATAAAAACATTCTGGTTAACCCAACTTGTGTTCGTGTTCCGGTTTTTTACGGACATTCTGAAGCCGTTCATATCGAAACCGTTAAACCCATCACAGTTGAGAAAGTCAAACAACTTTTAAAATCAGCACCGGGAGTTGAATTGTTGGATAATCCTGAAAAGATGGAATTTCCAACACCCAAAGTGAATTGTGCAGGTAACGACCCTGTGTATGTGGGTAGAATCCGAAAAGATATATCCATAGAGAACGGTATCAACCTTTGGATTGTGTCCGATAATATTCGCAAAGGGGCTGCATTAAATAGCGTGCAAATAGCTGAAGAAATGATAAAAATGCAGCTTATTTAG
- a CDS encoding SCO family protein: MSDSQNSNKLILPVFALIAAIAGLFASIYYFDDEDEIKYTTLKLYPSPKAISGFELTNQNNEKITENSFADEWTLIFFGYTHCPDVCPTTLTELQKTFKLLKSEKKPKVLFVSVDPERDNPELLKNYITFFNEDFNAATSDEDNIHKIATQIGVAYYIADHEKGDLNYIVDHTAAIFLINPQKKLHGIFSSPHEANAIATDLDKLLSAES, from the coding sequence ATGAGCGATTCTCAAAATAGTAACAAATTAATTCTACCAGTGTTTGCATTAATAGCAGCAATTGCCGGTTTGTTTGCTTCTATATATTATTTCGATGACGAAGACGAAATTAAATACACTACTTTGAAGTTATATCCCTCGCCAAAAGCGATTTCAGGTTTTGAGTTAACAAATCAAAACAATGAAAAGATAACCGAAAACAGTTTTGCAGATGAATGGACGCTGATATTCTTTGGCTATACCCATTGTCCGGATGTTTGCCCAACCACATTGACAGAATTGCAAAAAACATTTAAGTTGCTGAAATCAGAGAAAAAACCAAAGGTTTTATTCGTATCGGTTGACCCTGAAAGGGACAATCCTGAACTTTTAAAGAACTACATCACATTCTTCAACGAAGATTTTAATGCAGCAACTTCAGACGAAGATAATATTCATAAGATTGCTACGCAAATTGGGGTGGCTTATTACATTGCTGATCATGAAAAAGGCGACCTCAATTATATTGTCGATCATACCGCTGCGATATTTCTAATTAATCCGCAAAAGAAATTGCACGGAATTTTCAGCTCACCGCATGAAGCTAATGCCATTGCAACTGATTTGGATAAATTATTGTCTGCTGAATCATGA
- the aroC gene encoding chorismate synthase, which yields MSYNSFGKLLTVTTFGESHGPMIGCVIDGFPPNMEISEEEIKLELIRRATGRSRHTSQRKEKDDVKIVSGVFEGKTTGMPIALLIENTDARSKDYSDIKDLFRPGHADYTYHHKYGIRDYRGGGRSSARETTMRVAAGALAKKWLKLKFNIEITGWLSQIGDIEVNMENLSETNNNPFFCPNQSQIQQLEGYMDELRKSGDSVGAKISVQATNVPVGLGEPVYGKLDAEIALAMMSVNATKGVEIGAGFNSVSQKGSVHRDEIVESEFQSNHAGGILGGISSGQDVLAHVAFKPTSSLRIPAQTIDINGNSATVVTKGRHDPCVGIRAVPIVEAMLALVIMDHILRHNAICGKY from the coding sequence ATGTCTTATAATTCATTCGGAAAATTACTAACCGTTACCACATTTGGCGAGAGTCACGGGCCAATGATTGGTTGCGTGATCGATGGATTTCCACCCAATATGGAAATTTCCGAAGAGGAAATTAAGCTAGAATTGATTCGCCGGGCAACAGGTCGTTCCAGACACACTTCACAGCGTAAGGAAAAAGACGATGTGAAAATTGTCTCTGGAGTTTTTGAGGGTAAAACAACCGGAATGCCGATTGCTTTGTTGATTGAAAATACCGATGCGCGCTCAAAAGATTACAGCGATATCAAAGACTTATTCCGTCCCGGCCATGCGGATTACACCTATCATCACAAATACGGAATTCGTGATTATCGAGGTGGTGGACGTTCTTCGGCTCGGGAAACAACTATGCGAGTCGCAGCCGGAGCATTGGCAAAAAAGTGGCTGAAATTGAAATTTAATATTGAAATTACCGGTTGGCTTTCGCAGATAGGTGACATTGAAGTCAATATGGAGAATTTATCAGAAACAAATAACAACCCTTTCTTTTGCCCGAATCAATCTCAAATTCAACAATTAGAAGGCTACATGGATGAATTGCGTAAATCTGGTGATTCTGTTGGTGCAAAAATTTCGGTTCAGGCAACGAATGTTCCTGTTGGCTTGGGAGAACCTGTTTATGGAAAACTCGATGCAGAAATCGCCTTGGCAATGATGAGCGTCAATGCCACTAAAGGTGTTGAAATTGGAGCCGGTTTTAATTCGGTGAGTCAAAAAGGCTCGGTTCATCGAGATGAAATTGTTGAAAGTGAGTTTCAATCCAATCATGCCGGAGGAATCTTAGGTGGAATCAGCAGTGGTCAGGATGTATTGGCTCATGTGGCGTTTAAACCCACTTCCAGTTTAAGAATTCCTGCACAGACTATTGATATCAATGGTAATTCAGCAACTGTTGTCACCAAGGGCAGACATGATCCTTGTGTGGGAATTCGTGCTGTTCCGATTGTTGAGGCAATGCTTGCTTTGGTGATTATGGATCATATTTTAAGGCACAATGCAATTTGTGGAAAATATTAA
- the prmB gene encoding 50S ribosomal protein L3 N(5)-glutamine methyltransferase, translating to MTKEQLFIHLVEELSSTDLFFGHSAIDAEDEAMMILMHLFNESTSEVLNSGSSDVSETIVNQAEQICYQRISQRKPLAYIIKKAWFCGMEFKVDERALVPRSPIAELIQNQFKPWFSKENQSCTALDLCTGSGCIGISMSIFMENMKVDISDISMEALQLADENIKKYNLENQVKAIHSDLFENITGKYDLIVTNPPYVSNDEFAELPQEYFAEPKLGLVSENSGLDIPVRILLRAADYLTEDGLLFLEVGYSDELLNDTFPEIDFEWIEFLNGGEGVCVFSREKLLEYQPVFSKFIQQQNVL from the coding sequence GTGACAAAAGAACAGCTATTTATTCATCTTGTAGAAGAACTTTCATCCACCGACTTGTTCTTTGGACATTCGGCGATTGATGCGGAAGATGAAGCGATGATGATTTTGATGCATTTGTTTAATGAATCTACAAGCGAGGTGTTAAATAGCGGGAGTTCTGACGTTTCTGAGACTATTGTCAATCAAGCCGAACAAATTTGTTATCAGCGAATTTCTCAAAGAAAGCCATTGGCCTATATCATAAAAAAGGCTTGGTTTTGTGGGATGGAATTCAAAGTTGATGAAAGGGCTTTGGTTCCTCGCTCACCCATTGCCGAGCTCATTCAAAATCAATTTAAACCTTGGTTTAGCAAAGAAAATCAGTCATGTACAGCATTGGATTTGTGCACCGGAAGTGGTTGTATTGGCATCAGCATGTCCATTTTTATGGAAAACATGAAAGTTGATATTTCTGATATTAGCATGGAAGCTCTTCAATTAGCTGATGAAAATATTAAGAAATACAATTTGGAAAACCAAGTCAAAGCGATTCATTCTGATTTGTTTGAAAATATCACCGGCAAATATGATTTGATTGTGACGAATCCGCCCTATGTCAGTAATGATGAATTTGCAGAACTTCCGCAAGAATATTTTGCCGAGCCCAAACTGGGATTGGTGAGTGAAAATAGCGGATTGGATATTCCTGTGAGAATTCTGTTACGGGCGGCGGACTATCTGACCGAAGATGGTTTGTTATTCCTTGAAGTTGGTTATAGTGACGAGCTTTTGAATGATACTTTTCCTGAAATTGATTTCGAATGGATTGAGTTTTTGAACGGAGGTGAGGGTGTTTGTGTATTTAGCCGAGAAAAATTGTTAGAATACCAGCCTGTGTTTTCAAAATTTATCCAACAGCAAAATGTCTTATAA